A portion of the Pedobacter cryoconitis genome contains these proteins:
- a CDS encoding GNAT family N-acetyltransferase, producing MKETSDTITTPRLLLRLIDSEAAEAILAGDLQTAGQMMGVTINEDLLDYHNSFKYGQKQLEDDPLYSPWSARAIILPDEKVMIGLIRFHNRPDPEYIYDYGKNAAEFGYSVFLNYRQRGYATEAVNAMMDWAEQKFGICRFLASVSPDNTASLRLINNLGFLKVDEIMDDVDGMEHVFLRVKQ from the coding sequence ATGAAAGAAACCAGCGATACAATCACTACGCCGCGATTATTACTCCGTCTGATAGATAGTGAGGCAGCAGAAGCTATTCTTGCCGGCGATTTGCAGACCGCAGGACAAATGATGGGGGTAACTATCAATGAAGACCTGCTGGACTATCATAATAGCTTTAAATACGGTCAGAAGCAGTTAGAAGATGACCCACTGTATTCCCCATGGTCAGCCAGAGCAATCATACTACCGGATGAAAAGGTGATGATTGGGCTTATCCGCTTTCACAACCGGCCAGATCCTGAATATATTTATGACTATGGAAAAAATGCCGCAGAGTTTGGGTATAGTGTTTTTCTGAACTACCGGCAGCGTGGTTATGCAACTGAAGCTGTAAATGCTATGATGGACTGGGCGGAGCAAAAGTTTGGTATTTGCCGCTTTCTTGCTTCTGTATCACCAGACAATACAGCATCTCTCCGGCTTATTAATAACCTCGGGTTTCTCAAAGTTGATGAAATTATGGATGATGTTGATGGTATGGAGCATGTTTTTCTACGTGTAAAGCAATAG
- a CDS encoding carbohydrate porin, whose product MKKIILLGIATLLAAPTFAQTDSLFKKRFNLHFQQTVITQTKPGFSAAYSGANSLSNAHETATSLTTTLFGGARLWKGAEAYFNPEMSGGKGFSQAVGVAGFPNGETFRIGSPEPAIYIARAYLVQTFGWGKEVDTIADDANQLASYRKKRYFSITAGKFGLSDFFDNNAFSHDARSQFMNWSLMANGAWDYPANTRGYVFGVVFELGQPTWALRLATTMVTTTANGSIWDGKIGKAHAFTLEYEKRYQISGQKGTLRVLGYDNAAKMGDYRLAVAQNPIAPDITETRAYGRNKYGFGINIEQNINANLGVFAKTSYNDGKTETWAFTEIDRSVSLGAILKGDSWNQKDAEIGLAFVGNGISKDHRDYLAHGGYGFIIGDGKLNYAPEMIAETYYKVNVYQRKFFLSPDYQFILHPAYNKDRGPVHVFSLRAHVEF is encoded by the coding sequence ATGAAGAAGATAATATTATTGGGTATAGCCACCTTATTGGCGGCACCAACTTTCGCACAGACAGATAGCCTGTTCAAAAAAAGATTCAACCTCCATTTCCAGCAAACTGTAATTACGCAGACTAAGCCTGGGTTTAGTGCAGCATATTCCGGTGCGAACAGCCTTTCTAACGCTCATGAAACAGCAACTTCTCTGACCACAACCTTATTTGGTGGAGCAAGATTATGGAAAGGGGCTGAAGCTTATTTCAATCCGGAGATGTCTGGAGGAAAAGGATTTAGTCAGGCTGTAGGGGTAGCAGGGTTTCCGAATGGGGAAACCTTCAGGATTGGCTCTCCGGAACCCGCAATTTATATCGCCAGAGCTTACCTGGTTCAAACCTTTGGCTGGGGAAAAGAAGTCGATACCATAGCCGATGATGCAAATCAGCTGGCCAGTTACCGCAAAAAGAGATACTTTTCCATTACCGCAGGTAAATTTGGATTAAGTGACTTCTTCGATAACAATGCTTTTAGCCATGATGCAAGGTCTCAGTTTATGAACTGGTCATTAATGGCGAATGGAGCATGGGACTATCCGGCCAATACAAGAGGTTATGTATTTGGGGTCGTATTCGAACTGGGCCAGCCAACCTGGGCTTTACGATTAGCCACTACCATGGTTACCACTACTGCTAACGGATCAATCTGGGATGGTAAAATAGGCAAAGCACATGCATTCACACTTGAATATGAAAAGCGATACCAAATTAGCGGACAAAAAGGAACATTGCGTGTTCTGGGGTATGACAACGCCGCAAAAATGGGAGATTATCGTTTAGCAGTTGCACAAAACCCAATAGCACCAGATATTACGGAGACCCGTGCCTATGGCAGAAATAAATATGGGTTTGGGATTAATATAGAACAGAACATTAATGCTAATCTTGGGGTTTTTGCCAAAACAAGTTATAACGACGGCAAAACTGAAACCTGGGCTTTTACAGAAATTGACAGGTCAGTAAGTTTGGGAGCGATTTTAAAAGGAGATAGCTGGAATCAAAAAGATGCAGAGATCGGTCTTGCTTTTGTAGGCAATGGAATCTCCAAAGACCACCGTGATTATCTTGCTCACGGAGGATACGGATTCATTATCGGTGATGGTAAATTAAACTATGCGCCCGAAATGATTGCTGAAACATATTATAAGGTTAACGTTTATCAGAGGAAATTTTTCCTTTCTCCCGATTACCAGTTTATTTTGCACCCTGCTTATAATAAAGACCGTGGACCAGTTCATGTTTTCTCCTTAAGAGCGCACGTAGAATTTTAA
- the fabF gene encoding beta-ketoacyl-ACP synthase II encodes MELKRVVVTGLGALTPIGNTIPEFWDNLLKGVSGAAPITSFDTEKFKTKFACELKNFNPEDFLEKKEARKLDPFVQYAIASTDEAVKDAGFDFSQMDTNRVGVIWGTGIGGIKTFLEEMRNYFAGDGTPRINPFFIPKMIIDIVPGHISIKYGLRGPNFATVSACASSTNAMIDAFNYIRLNMADVIISGGSEAIINEAGIGGFNAMHALSTRNDDPSTASRPFDKDRDGFVAGEGAGTIILEELEHAKARGAKIYAELVGGGMSADANHITAPHPQGLGAKMVMTNALRDAGLTTGDIDYINVHGTSTSLGDISETSAIVNLFGEDAYKLNISSTKSMTGHLLGAAGAVEAIAAILAVQNDIVPPTINHFTDDPDFDPKLNFTFHKPQKRLVRAALSNTFGFGGHNASVIFKKYKE; translated from the coding sequence ATGGAATTAAAAAGAGTAGTAGTTACAGGTTTAGGTGCACTCACTCCAATTGGCAATACTATCCCAGAATTCTGGGATAATTTGTTAAAAGGGGTGAGTGGCGCTGCGCCGATTACAAGTTTTGATACAGAAAAATTCAAAACAAAATTTGCCTGCGAGCTGAAAAACTTCAATCCTGAAGACTTTTTAGAAAAAAAAGAAGCTCGTAAATTAGATCCTTTTGTGCAATACGCGATAGCATCAACAGACGAAGCGGTGAAAGATGCGGGATTTGATTTCTCGCAAATGGACACCAATCGTGTTGGCGTTATCTGGGGTACTGGTATTGGTGGTATCAAGACGTTTCTGGAAGAAATGAGAAACTATTTTGCGGGTGATGGAACTCCCCGTATTAATCCGTTCTTCATTCCAAAGATGATTATTGATATCGTCCCTGGCCATATCTCCATAAAATATGGCTTACGTGGTCCTAACTTTGCTACCGTATCGGCCTGTGCTTCTTCAACTAATGCGATGATCGATGCTTTCAATTACATACGCCTGAATATGGCCGATGTGATTATCAGCGGTGGATCTGAAGCGATTATTAATGAGGCTGGTATTGGCGGTTTCAATGCAATGCATGCGCTCTCAACAAGAAATGACGACCCGTCAACTGCTTCCAGACCGTTTGATAAAGACAGGGATGGATTTGTAGCAGGAGAAGGTGCCGGAACTATTATCCTGGAAGAATTAGAACATGCAAAGGCACGCGGCGCTAAAATCTATGCTGAATTAGTTGGTGGCGGAATGAGTGCAGATGCAAATCACATTACAGCTCCACATCCTCAGGGATTAGGTGCTAAAATGGTGATGACCAATGCACTGAGAGATGCAGGGTTGACTACTGGAGACATTGATTATATCAATGTTCACGGAACATCGACCTCGCTGGGAGATATCAGTGAGACAAGCGCAATTGTTAATTTATTTGGTGAAGATGCGTACAAACTGAATATCAGTTCAACGAAATCAATGACCGGTCACCTTTTAGGTGCAGCTGGTGCAGTTGAAGCCATTGCTGCTATTCTTGCTGTACAAAACGACATCGTACCTCCAACAATTAATCACTTCACCGACGATCCTGATTTTGATCCTAAGTTGAACTTTACCTTTCACAAGCCACAAAAACGATTAGTACGTGCTGCATTAAGCAATACTTTTGGTTTCGGTGGTCATAATGCGTCAGTAATTTTCAAAAAATACAAAGAGTAA
- a CDS encoding (Fe-S)-binding protein has translation MKRVGLFIPCYVDQFYPNAGIATYQLLKKLGLDVTYPTGQTCCGQPMANSGFEHLTQNCNQLFVDNFAEFDYIVSPSGSCVLHIKEHLHTEKSAEKAAAIRTKVYELVEFLVDILKVKNLKAKFPHKVGLHQSCHGQRGLLLTQMSELVAPYFSKPQQLLAQVEGLELIDLKREDECCGFGGTFCIVEEAVSVKMGKDRVKDHQVNGAEYITGADMSCLMHMEGILKRENSKIKVLHIAEILNAG, from the coding sequence ATGAAAAGAGTAGGCCTTTTTATTCCCTGTTATGTGGATCAGTTTTATCCAAACGCAGGTATTGCAACTTACCAGCTGCTTAAAAAACTTGGACTCGATGTTACCTATCCAACCGGACAAACCTGTTGCGGACAACCCATGGCCAATTCAGGATTCGAACATCTTACCCAAAACTGTAATCAGCTTTTTGTAGACAATTTTGCAGAATTTGATTATATCGTATCCCCTTCGGGAAGTTGTGTCTTACATATTAAAGAACACTTGCATACCGAAAAATCAGCAGAAAAGGCAGCAGCAATCAGGACCAAAGTCTATGAACTGGTAGAATTTCTGGTCGATATACTCAAAGTGAAAAACCTGAAAGCAAAATTCCCTCATAAAGTAGGTCTGCATCAAAGCTGCCATGGTCAAAGAGGATTATTACTCACACAAATGAGCGAATTGGTTGCTCCTTATTTTTCTAAGCCTCAACAACTTTTGGCGCAGGTAGAAGGACTGGAGCTCATTGATTTGAAAAGAGAAGACGAATGCTGTGGATTTGGCGGGACTTTTTGTATAGTTGAAGAAGCTGTATCAGTGAAAATGGGGAAAGACAGAGTAAAAGACCACCAGGTAAATGGTGCAGAATATATAACTGGTGCTGATATGTCGTGTCTGATGCATATGGAAGGGATTTTGAAAAGAGAAAATAGCAAAATTAAGGTGCTGCATATCGCAGAAATATTAAATGCAGGATAA
- a CDS encoding LutC/YkgG family protein, translated as MSRDKILAALRQNQPELVPLPAAMPLERVEILELQAKFKAMAEGIGSTVHLVDEFAAIQPLITAQFSGEKRIVSTLKELVSEAIPAFELNPDPHSYADVDVAIFKSSIGVAENSALWLTEDQMGIRVLPFITQHIVMIVPLSALVPDMHTAYQKIGEAEYDFGTFIAGPSKTADIEQSLVLGAHGPRSMTIFIYA; from the coding sequence ATGAGCAGAGATAAAATATTAGCCGCATTAAGACAAAATCAACCTGAATTAGTTCCTCTGCCAGCCGCAATGCCTCTGGAGCGTGTAGAAATTCTTGAACTGCAAGCTAAATTTAAGGCGATGGCCGAGGGCATAGGGAGTACCGTACATCTGGTTGATGAATTTGCTGCAATACAACCTTTAATTACAGCACAGTTTTCAGGCGAAAAACGAATAGTATCTACCCTAAAAGAATTAGTTTCTGAAGCTATTCCTGCCTTTGAGTTGAATCCAGATCCACATAGTTATGCAGATGTAGATGTCGCCATTTTTAAATCATCAATAGGGGTGGCAGAGAACTCGGCACTCTGGCTTACTGAAGACCAGATGGGCATCAGGGTCTTACCTTTTATTACCCAGCATATAGTTATGATCGTTCCTCTTTCGGCATTAGTTCCGGATATGCACACTGCCTATCAGAAAATCGGAGAAGCTGAATATGACTTTGGAACTTTTATCGCAGGGCCATCCAAGACCGCAGATATAGAACAATCATTGGTTCTGGGGGCTCACGGGCCAAGAAGTATGACTATTTTCATCTACGCTTAG
- the rnc gene encoding ribonuclease III: MPLFDLYKLYLSPDKEFIKKLKNMLGFVPGNTVLYKMAFRHRSVAKVLKNGSRSSNERLEFLGDAILGAVIAELLFKSYPYKEEGFLTEMRSKIVNRVNLNQLARKMGFDQLITFDQKMVNMQTKHHSMLGDAFEALIGAVYLDKGYNFTKELLLKRIVKPYIDVHTLELTETNFKSKLIEWCQRHAKDITFEMMENSEGDSAKLFTIQAMIDGESFGIGRDYNKKNAEKQAAEKACEALSL; the protein is encoded by the coding sequence ATGCCCCTATTTGACCTATATAAACTCTATTTATCGCCTGATAAAGAGTTTATAAAAAAGCTGAAAAATATGTTAGGCTTTGTGCCTGGAAATACCGTTTTGTATAAAATGGCATTCAGGCACAGGTCTGTGGCTAAAGTATTGAAAAATGGAAGCCGGAGCAGTAACGAACGCCTGGAATTTTTGGGTGATGCCATCCTGGGTGCTGTTATTGCAGAATTACTCTTTAAAAGTTATCCCTATAAAGAAGAAGGTTTCCTTACAGAAATGCGGTCCAAGATCGTAAACAGAGTAAATTTAAATCAGCTTGCCCGTAAAATGGGTTTTGATCAGCTCATTACATTCGATCAGAAAATGGTGAATATGCAGACTAAACACCACTCTATGCTGGGTGATGCTTTCGAAGCTTTAATAGGCGCTGTTTATCTGGATAAGGGTTACAATTTCACCAAAGAGCTACTGCTTAAACGTATTGTCAAGCCATATATTGACGTTCATACGCTTGAACTTACAGAAACTAACTTCAAAAGTAAACTGATAGAATGGTGCCAGCGCCATGCTAAAGATATCACGTTTGAAATGATGGAAAACAGTGAAGGCGACAGCGCTAAACTTTTTACTATACAAGCGATGATTGATGGGGAAAGTTTCGGTATTGGAAGAGATTATAATAAGAAAAATGCGGAGAAACAAGCTGCTGAAAAGGCTTGTGAAGCGTTATCTCTCTAA
- a CDS encoding acyl carrier protein: protein MSDIASRVKAIIVEKLGVDESEVTPEASFTNDLGADSLDTVELIMEFEKEFNVAIPDDQAETIGTVGQAIAYLEKNVK from the coding sequence ATGTCTGATATTGCTTCAAGAGTTAAGGCTATTATCGTTGAAAAATTAGGTGTGGATGAGAGCGAGGTTACCCCAGAAGCTTCTTTCACTAATGACCTAGGTGCGGATTCTTTGGATACTGTAGAACTTATCATGGAATTCGAAAAAGAATTCAATGTAGCGATTCCTGATGATCAAGCTGAGACTATCGGTACAGTTGGTCAAGCAATTGCTTATCTAGAGAAAAACGTAAAGTAG
- a CDS encoding LytR/AlgR family response regulator transcription factor: MLLKCVIIEDENHAIELLTDHIQNMPNLHLHKVYSQPITALAEITEEDRIDILFMDINMPGISGMDLAKILRPKTRFLIFTTAYHQYAVEAFELEADQYIIKPVTFPKFTVAIEKIIRKIGKVPVQPVAKSEIFIKTGVMNKIIKVSPEEVIYLEARDNYIIVHTDKDSIITYLTLKEALQTLNQLNNLVQVQKSFVIARNKIEMIEGNLIIMVKGTQIPIGNTYKKSFFDYVKNNTVVSARIKPPRPQ; encoded by the coding sequence ATGCTACTAAAGTGCGTTATCATAGAAGACGAGAATCATGCTATCGAATTGTTGACAGACCATATTCAAAACATGCCTAATCTTCATTTACATAAAGTTTATTCTCAACCTATAACTGCGCTGGCAGAGATTACAGAAGAGGACCGCATAGATATCCTTTTTATGGATATAAATATGCCAGGCATATCGGGAATGGACCTGGCTAAGATTCTTCGTCCAAAAACGCGCTTTCTGATTTTTACGACTGCATACCATCAATATGCAGTAGAGGCATTTGAACTGGAGGCAGATCAATATATTATCAAGCCTGTTACCTTTCCGAAATTTACTGTAGCCATAGAAAAGATTATCAGGAAAATTGGTAAAGTACCTGTTCAGCCTGTGGCTAAATCAGAGATATTTATCAAAACAGGGGTAATGAATAAAATTATCAAGGTTAGTCCCGAAGAGGTAATTTATCTTGAAGCAAGGGATAATTATATCATTGTTCATACGGATAAGGATAGTATCATTACTTACCTCACTTTAAAGGAAGCTCTTCAGACTTTAAACCAGCTCAATAACCTGGTACAGGTGCAGAAATCATTTGTAATAGCCAGAAATAAGATAGAAATGATAGAGGGCAACCTGATTATTATGGTTAAGGGGACTCAGATACCGATAGGAAACACTTATAAAAAATCATTTTTTGATTACGTGAAGAATAATACTGTTGTATCGGCCAGGATCAAACCTCCCAGACCGCAGTAA
- a CDS encoding lactate utilization protein B, with protein MSTPTKTHPELSAVFNKDEQRVNWHDETLWWIRQKRDKSAHSIPEWEILREKASQIKNNALANLAEYLVSFEEKAKANGIIVHWAADAQEHNQIVHQILQKHGILQLVKSKSMLTEECHLNEYLEKQGLEVIDSDLGERIVQLAKEPPSHIVLPCIHKKKEEIGDLFHQHLGVAAGTSDPQILTEAARVHLRETFLTRKAALTGVNFAIAETGEFVVCTNEGNADMGAHLADVHIACMGIEKIIPKRKHLGVFLRLLARSATGQPITTYSSHFKKPRAGQEMHLVLVDNGRTVQMGREDFRASLKCIRCGACMNTCPVYRRSGGHSYHNAISGPIGAILAPNLDREKYADLPFASTLCGSCSNVCPVKIDIHQQLYKWRQVIVQEGYATSSKKMSMKIMNYTLSSPGIYRTAGKAGRWVLKYIPFAVNNHFNPWYKQRDMPEVPKESFGEWYKKNVK; from the coding sequence ATGAGTACACCCACGAAGACCCATCCTGAATTATCAGCAGTATTTAATAAAGACGAACAGCGTGTAAACTGGCATGATGAAACCTTGTGGTGGATCAGGCAGAAAAGAGATAAATCAGCTCATAGTATCCCCGAATGGGAAATCCTGAGAGAAAAAGCCTCGCAGATTAAAAATAATGCTTTAGCTAATCTTGCCGAATACCTGGTTAGCTTTGAAGAAAAGGCAAAAGCCAATGGGATTATTGTGCATTGGGCAGCAGACGCGCAGGAGCACAATCAGATTGTACATCAAATTCTGCAAAAACATGGCATCCTTCAGCTGGTAAAAAGTAAATCCATGTTAACGGAAGAATGCCATTTAAATGAATATTTAGAAAAACAAGGGCTCGAAGTGATCGATTCTGATCTGGGAGAACGTATTGTTCAGTTAGCCAAAGAACCGCCAAGTCATATTGTCCTCCCCTGTATTCATAAAAAGAAAGAAGAAATAGGTGATTTGTTCCATCAGCATCTCGGTGTCGCTGCCGGGACCTCAGACCCGCAAATACTTACAGAAGCAGCAAGGGTACATCTCAGAGAAACCTTTCTGACCAGGAAAGCAGCCTTGACAGGAGTTAATTTTGCAATTGCAGAAACCGGTGAATTTGTAGTTTGCACTAATGAAGGAAATGCGGATATGGGTGCCCATCTCGCAGATGTACATATTGCCTGTATGGGAATTGAAAAGATTATCCCAAAACGTAAACATTTAGGTGTATTTCTGCGTTTACTAGCCAGAAGTGCTACCGGCCAGCCCATCACTACTTATTCCAGTCACTTTAAAAAACCACGGGCAGGTCAGGAAATGCATCTGGTATTGGTTGACAATGGCCGTACTGTTCAAATGGGAAGGGAAGATTTCAGGGCCTCTTTAAAATGTATACGCTGTGGTGCCTGTATGAATACTTGCCCTGTTTACAGAAGGAGTGGCGGGCATAGCTATCACAATGCAATTTCAGGGCCTATTGGTGCAATTCTGGCACCTAATCTGGATCGGGAAAAATATGCAGATCTTCCTTTTGCATCCACTCTGTGTGGATCTTGTTCTAATGTCTGTCCGGTAAAAATTGATATTCACCAGCAACTTTATAAATGGAGACAGGTAATTGTTCAGGAAGGCTATGCGACATCCTCTAAAAAGATGAGCATGAAAATCATGAACTATACACTTTCTTCACCTGGAATTTACCGTACTGCCGGAAAAGCAGGCAGATGGGTCTTAAAATATATTCCTTTTGCAGTTAATAACCACTTTAACCCCTGGTATAAGCAAAGAGACATGCCCGAAGTTCCAAAAGAATCATTCGGGGAATGGTATAAAAAGAATGTTAAATAG
- the pyk gene encoding pyruvate kinase, protein MKPFHSRTKIVATLGPASAKPDVLLSMFNAGLDVCRLNFSHGSQADHQEVLDTIRAINKKHNYNVGILADLQGPKIRIGIVKDGGIHLVNGSRTIITTKECIGNEERIYITYTSFPKDVKPGEIILLDDGKLQMRVIETNYEDEVVCEVVHGGILTSRKGVNLPNTKVSIPSLTVEDRKNLEFVLENDVDWIGLSFVRNAADIIELKDIIKQRGKGARVIAKIEKPEAIDNIDEIIAVSDGIMVARGDLGVEMPMEEVPLLQKMIVQKCIAASKPVIIATQMLESMITTPRPTRAEVNDVANSVLDGADAVMLSGETSVGEFPLIVIETMQKIIQNIETNNYPFHVEKALKADSETFLSDAICDSACILASRTNAVGIVSMTVSGYTAFEISAHRPKALTYIFTNNRQLLNTLSLVWGVQAFFYDKFESTDETILDVNSLLVKMKLIKKGDTLINTAAIPMESKGKTNMVKVTVID, encoded by the coding sequence ATGAAACCCTTTCATTCCAGAACAAAAATTGTAGCCACGCTAGGTCCGGCCTCAGCAAAACCAGACGTTTTATTAAGCATGTTTAATGCAGGACTAGACGTTTGCAGACTTAACTTTTCACATGGTTCACAAGCTGATCACCAGGAAGTCCTGGATACGATCCGTGCAATCAATAAAAAACACAACTATAACGTTGGTATTTTAGCTGATTTACAAGGCCCTAAAATTAGAATTGGAATCGTTAAAGATGGTGGTATACACTTAGTTAATGGAAGTCGTACAATCATCACAACCAAAGAATGCATCGGTAACGAAGAACGTATTTATATTACTTATACAAGCTTCCCTAAAGATGTGAAACCAGGTGAAATCATCCTTTTAGATGATGGAAAACTGCAAATGCGTGTAATTGAAACGAACTATGAAGATGAGGTTGTTTGTGAAGTTGTTCACGGTGGTATCCTAACCTCCAGAAAAGGCGTAAACTTACCAAACACTAAAGTTTCTATTCCTTCTTTAACTGTAGAAGACCGTAAAAACCTGGAGTTTGTATTGGAAAATGACGTAGACTGGATCGGTCTTTCATTTGTTCGTAACGCTGCAGACATCATAGAATTAAAAGATATCATCAAACAAAGAGGCAAAGGCGCAAGGGTAATTGCTAAAATTGAAAAACCTGAAGCAATTGATAACATTGATGAAATTATTGCAGTTTCTGACGGTATTATGGTTGCCCGTGGTGACCTTGGTGTTGAAATGCCAATGGAAGAAGTTCCTTTGTTGCAGAAAATGATTGTTCAAAAATGTATTGCTGCTTCTAAACCAGTAATTATTGCTACCCAGATGCTGGAAAGTATGATTACTACACCAAGGCCAACACGTGCTGAGGTGAATGACGTTGCAAACTCAGTATTGGATGGTGCAGATGCTGTGATGCTGAGCGGTGAAACTTCGGTAGGAGAATTTCCTCTGATCGTTATCGAAACGATGCAGAAAATCATTCAGAATATCGAAACAAACAACTATCCGTTCCACGTTGAAAAAGCTTTAAAAGCTGATTCAGAAACTTTCTTAAGTGATGCAATTTGTGATTCTGCTTGTATTTTAGCAAGTCGTACAAATGCTGTAGGTATCGTTTCTATGACCGTGAGTGGTTATACTGCTTTCGAAATATCTGCGCACAGACCAAAAGCATTGACTTATATTTTCACAAATAACAGACAATTATTAAATACTTTAAGTTTGGTATGGGGTGTTCAAGCTTTCTTTTATGATAAGTTTGAGAGTACTGATGAGACCATTTTAGATGTAAACAGTCTGCTGGTTAAAATGAAACTGATCAAAAAAGGAGATACTTTAATCAATACTGCTGCAATTCCTATGGAAAGTAAAGGCAAGACAAATATGGTAAAAGTTACTGTTATCGATTAA
- a CDS encoding YicC/YloC family endoribonuclease: MTGYGLASTDQENTKFSVEIKSLNSKFLELNLKLPRAYADKELLLRNVCSKDIERGKVNVSINIERSEENLKGATINAALLSKYYKQLEAINIDLGANSSNLLQAVLNFPDVISYTEEVVNEGEWDILQKTFYTALASFNQFREIEGNALKQDLELRIKNILGFFSQIEVLAPLRIPHIRAKLNQLLEEVSGKVNVDQNRLEQELIYYIDKLDITEEKIRLKSHCDYFTETLKSKDANGKKLGFISQEIGREINTMGAKANDAQIQQLVVGMKEELEKIKEQLLNVI; the protein is encoded by the coding sequence ATGACAGGTTATGGCCTGGCCTCTACAGATCAGGAAAATACAAAGTTTTCCGTAGAGATAAAATCCCTGAACAGTAAGTTTTTAGAGCTTAATCTAAAACTCCCAAGGGCATATGCAGATAAAGAACTTTTACTGCGTAATGTCTGCAGCAAGGATATTGAACGCGGAAAAGTAAATGTTTCTATCAATATTGAGCGCAGTGAAGAAAACCTTAAAGGTGCAACAATCAATGCCGCTTTACTGAGCAAATATTACAAACAATTAGAAGCAATTAACATTGATTTAGGTGCAAATTCAAGTAATCTTCTTCAGGCGGTATTAAATTTTCCGGACGTAATCAGCTATACTGAAGAAGTAGTGAATGAAGGGGAATGGGATATTTTGCAAAAAACATTCTATACTGCTTTAGCCAGCTTCAATCAGTTTAGAGAAATTGAAGGAAATGCTTTAAAACAGGATTTGGAACTCAGAATTAAAAATATACTTGGCTTTTTCTCGCAGATTGAAGTTTTAGCTCCTTTGAGAATTCCTCATATCAGAGCAAAACTGAATCAATTATTAGAAGAGGTGTCAGGAAAGGTTAACGTTGATCAAAACCGTTTAGAGCAGGAATTAATCTACTACATAGATAAACTTGACATTACGGAAGAAAAAATTCGTCTTAAAAGCCACTGTGATTACTTTACTGAAACGCTGAAAAGTAAAGATGCCAATGGTAAAAAACTTGGTTTTATCTCTCAGGAAATAGGTAGAGAGATCAATACTATGGGTGCAAAAGCAAATGATGCACAGATTCAGCAATTAGTTGTTGGTATGAAAGAAGAATTAGAAAAAATTAAAGAACAATTGTTAAACGTAATTTAA
- a CDS encoding IPExxxVDY family protein — protein MNKTYLKLSLDLDFVLIAITASLKDYVLCHKINTRLNLNFEKVEDHEVFFNVDEPPLAFSKYNFYVEQGDNDFFILSNRSSEGFLIPEMNKVDYFMIIQGYIDKEDLDYIISGLNKLPDIQVAAQIDPLKLKSNENLVI, from the coding sequence TTGAACAAAACCTATTTAAAACTTTCGCTGGACCTGGATTTTGTCTTAATCGCAATCACAGCGTCCTTAAAGGATTATGTACTGTGTCATAAGATCAATACAAGACTCAATTTAAATTTTGAAAAAGTTGAAGATCATGAGGTGTTTTTTAATGTAGATGAGCCTCCTTTAGCATTTTCGAAGTATAATTTTTACGTGGAACAGGGTGATAATGATTTTTTTATTCTCAGTAACCGCAGTAGTGAAGGGTTCTTGATTCCTGAAATGAATAAAGTGGATTATTTTATGATTATTCAAGGATATATTGATAAAGAAGATCTGGATTATATCATTTCAGGTCTTAATAAACTCCCTGATATTCAGGTTGCTGCGCAGATTGATCCGCTCAAATTGAAGTCAAATGAGAATTTGGTAATATAA